ATCCGATCCGGTACACCGCGTCGTTGAACCCGAGCACCCCGAGACGTCGTGGGTCAATCCTCGGTGACCGATTCCACGAGGGGAGTCGTGGGGGCCGTTAGAGCGTCTTGGTTTCGGTTTCGATCCGGTTGCTCGTGTCGTTGACAAGCAGACGGATCTCGTCGACGCCGCCGCGGACTCGGTGTGAGTGGGTGCCGCTGGCACGGCCATCGGAGACCTCTGTCGTCTCTGCAGAGACGGCCGCGCCGCCGGCCAGAAGCAGGGTGACGACCTGGTCGAGGTCCCCACCCGCGTCGGCTACGGTCCAGTCAACATCGTACCGGTTCCAGCTCGGGTTCCCTCTGTCAGTCACGGCGAACTGTTCGATGGTGGGATCATTTGCCGTGATCACACTCACGGTGCTGTTCGCCGTGTTGCCTGCACTGTCTGTCACGCGGGCCTCGAGACTGTGCGCACCGTCAGCGACCGTGGTCGAGTCCCAGGTGGCCTGATAGTAGCCGGAGCTCGAACTGTACTCCGTCGCCGTCCAATCGCCGCCGTCCACGCGGTAATCGACGGCGAGAGAGCCGGCGGCGTCTTCGCGGTCACTCGCATCGAGTCGGAGCGCGACGGTCTCGCTCACCTTCGTATCAGCGCTGGGTGTCTCCCACGAGAGGCTGGGCGCAGTGTCGCGGTCGGCGAACGGCGCGGACCTGCCATCGGTCGCAACGCTGAAATAGTCCCACTGTTGTGTGTCGGTCGACCAACCACCAACGCCGACCCATCCGGCGTCCGGGATGCTCGTGTCTTTCACTTCGAGGTTCCACTCAGTCGGCTCGTCGTCACTGTAGGGCCAGTAACGAGCTCGAATTCGGTCTCCCTCGACGTTGAACCGAACGAACAACCACTCGTCGAGAGGGCTGTCGATGTTTTCAGCTGCGAGGAGTTCGGATCCTCCGCTGTCGTACTTTGCGACCTCGAACGTGAACGGATCACGGAACGTCGTGAAATAGGCCGTCTCGTTGCCGCTCGTTCCCGTCCCGCGGCCGTACAACCGACACCATGAGGACGACGAATCGTCGTTTCTCGGGACCCGGACTAGTCCGAGGACGTCGACGTCTTTCGCCGTTCCGACGCTGTTCCACGACAGCCCGTGGCGCCCTGCAGATTCGGCTGCGAGTTCCAGAACCGCATCGTCGTCGTTGGACGACATCGCGGTTGCCGACCAGTCGGTCTGGCTCGACGCCCACTGAGGCGTCCACGCGTCGAAGATCGACGGCACGGTGTTACCCGGTCCGCTGACGTCCGATATCGGAACGTCCGGTGATGCGCCGCCGACACCGACACCGAGATAATCGAACTGCTGGCTGTCCGACGGGAAGCCACCGACGCCGACCCATCCGCCAGCCGCGATGTCGGAATCCGTCGTCTGTATGTGCCAGTCGTCGGGCTCAGAGTCGCCGTACCTCCAGTGTTTCAATCCGACGGTCTCCTCCTCCACCCGAAACCTCGTCCAGTACCACGTGTCGGGCTCGGGAATGCTAGATGTCTCGACAGTGGTCGAAGAGCCGTCTTGGTACTGATGAACGGCAAACCCACTGTCATCGTTTAATGCGGCGAAGTACGCGGTTTCCTCGTCCGTCCCGCGCACGTACGACCGACACCAGTCGGAGAGATCGTCGGAGTTAGTCGGGACACGGACCAGTGCCAGTACCTCCACATCCGTGGCTTCTCCAACGTCATCCCACGAGAGGGCGTGTCGTCCCGCCGAACTCGGTGCCAACTCCAAGACCCTACCGCCGAAGTTCGACTCCGCCGAAGAGAGTATCCAGTCGTCGGCACTGCTCGCCCACTTCGGCGTGAAACTGTCGAGAGAGGTGTCCGCGAAATCCGTAGTGAATACCGCTGGCTCGCGGCCGGAAGACGGTTCCGTAGCTTCGGGGGAGTCACTACCGACCTCACTCCGACTCGGGACGACCGGCTCGTACGGGTCGGCACCGACCTCTTGGGTCTGGACGGAGATACCACCCGTGTCACCGAGGTCGCCGCTGTTGTCATCTCGGCGAAGCGTTCCGATACTCCCGTCGGAATCAGGAGTTGCAAACACGTCCCCGTCCGTCCCGTGGACGGAGAGCCGATCGATGTCAACGGATTTCATGGCGGTCGTTTCGTCCTGCACTGCGGCGGCGTCTCTCAGGCGACAGGCGTTGTGTATCGCGATGAGATCGCCCTTCACCGAGACGGGGGTGTCGCGGAACTTGATGGCGGTAAAATCGTAATCGTGTCCTTCGACGTTGTTCAGGGTTACTGTCGGCTCGACGTCACCCCGCTCGGTGATCCGGTTGATGAGGTGCCGGCCGTGGAATGGGTCGCCGTTCGAGTCGGTCAACCCGTCGCCTCCGACGTTCTCCTCGAGGAACTCCGTTTTCGCCTTGTGATAGACGTTCGTGATATCGAGCTCGCCGCCGGCGGAGAGTTTGACCAACCCGGTGCCGGTTCCTTCGGCGTAACAGTTCGCTAGTTTCGCGGTCCCGTCATTGTATCGCCAATTGAACGCGAAACTCGCGATGTTCAGGAACTCACAGTCCTTCGCGATGATCGTTTTGCCGCTCGGGCAGTGGGTTTCGATGGCGTGTCCGGAGGCCCCGTCTTTACGTGACTGAATACCACACTCACGAAAGGTACAGCGATCGAACGTGCACTCTTCTTCGCGGAGTCGAGTCGCCGACGAGTACCACTCGCTCCAGAGGACGTTCGTGAACGTCCACGTACCCCCCGTGATGTCGTCCGACTGGAGATCAATCGCTCGACTCGACCGTCCCGCATCCACGAGATTACCGAGTTGGTAGGCGTTCCCGTGTAGTTCGATGTCGCTTATTCTCACGGACCCATGCCCGGCCCCACCGTCGCGGTCGTAGAACATCAGGGTGTGGGACTGGCTATCCGGCATATGTTCGGTGAGCGCCAGTCGCGACTTCGTCGGACCTGCGCCAGCGATCGAAATCCCGCGCGGCTCTCGCGGCCCAAACAGGAGTAACTCGTATCCGTCTGTTCCTACATAAAACTCTCCTTCTGGGACGTACACTACCCCCCCGGTGCCAGCAGCGTTGGCCGCGTCACGAACTGCCATGAGGTTCCGTTCCGCCGTGGCGAGATCCGGATCCTCCGGATTCGGTTCCGCACCGTAGTCGGTGATCCGTTCGATACTTAACGTCATTGAACCCACTCGGAGAAGTCCGTCGTGTGGATGCTGCCGCCGCTGTCGCTCCCGGCTGCGACGCCGGCCATGCCGGTTCCCAGCGTCGCCACAGCGACCGAACTCAATTTGACAAATTCACGTCTATTTACTGACTGTTTTTTCGCTCTCTCGCTATTCTCGTCCGGCATACTCTACCGGTTGGAGATATCATACTTAAAGTTGAACTCCCAAAACTTAGTTATGATATTACACGCGTGCGTTCAAATTGGGGCTAGAAGCACGTATACAATGCGATTGGAGCGTGTATCTGGCCACTCGACGAATAATAATATCAAATCCGATTTTGATAATAGGATATTTCAAGAGAAAACCTGTTCGTACCTTAAAACAGAAATTCTGTATTTTATTAATATAATATTCTGATACTATTTCTGTGTGTATGACATCTTTAATATAGTCTGGACTTCAATCGATACCGGATATTCGTCCCCGGCGAGAAGCGCGTGGTAACCGAACGAGCCCGAGTTCGTCACTGATCGGAGCGTGGCCTCGAAGTGCGTAGTAGATATACCTTCTCGTGTATTTGAAGCAGACATCAATGATACGTCCCGATGAGGTGGCGGCGTCACCTTCGACCGGCGAACTCCGTGTCTTGGTGTATACTCCAGGAATTCGGGGGTATTTCGTACAGGACTCGGCGGAGTACGTCGGGGGCCGTGAACAACAGTACAGCCTGCTCGTGCCCCGTCTCCAGCAGCGGCCGGGACTCGACGTTCACGCGATCGTCTACGACGTACCAGAGACGAAGACTGATGTCACATACCACGAGATCCGCCATCCATCCGCCAGACCCGTCTCTCATCTGTCGTTCCTCCGTGACGTCCAGCGTATCTGGCAAGCAGTTGATCCGGATATCGTACTGCAGAGCGGCGCGCAGGCGAGTACCTACGTGTTAGGGGGATTCTGTGCGTTCTACGGCACCCCGTTCGTCTTTCACTGGGCGAGTGATGCGGATCAACACGGTCGGAAAGTACCCCCGAGTTACCTCGGTCCGCGGTTGTATCGGCTCTCACGTGCCGCCGCGACGCTGAACATCGTCCAGACGACCAAGCAACGCGAGGTCGTCAATGGACGCTCCGAGCTGATCCCGAACATACTCGACGAGCGCCGCGAGTGGAAACAGGCATCCGGGAACGACGTGCTGTGGCTCGGCTCGATCCGTGACAAAAAGCATCCGGAGCGGTTCGTGCAGCTGGCCAGCGAGTTGCCGAGCAGGGAGTTCAAGATGGCCGGTGGGTTCCGCGGCTCGGACCAGTTCGAGACGCGACTCAGCCGTCTCATCGCGGAGACACCGAACCTCACACACGTCGGATCGGTGCCACGCGAAGAAGTCCCGGAGTATCTGGCAACCGGTCGGTGCCTCGTAAACACGAGCGACGTGGAGGGGTTTTCCAATACGTTCTTGGAGGCCGCTGCCGCGGGGCTGCCGATCGTTTCCTTCTCGCACGACCCTAACGACCTGATCGAACAGCACGACGCAGGCATCGTGGTCGAGAAGACATCGCTGAGTCTGGCCGAAGCGGTGGAACGGGTCTTCGATGAGACTGCGTGGGAACGGTATCGCAAAGGATGTGGTGAGATCGCACAGCGCCACGAAGCCGATGCCATCGTCGACTCGTTCCACACGGTACTGCTCGAAACCGCAAACCGCGGTCGCGGTGGTCCGAACACCGAGTAGGTCTCACACTCTCCCCTCGGTGAACAAGACGAACGCCTCCGGGCTCGATCCGAAGCACGGTTACCGAATCGGTGATTGTACTGCGGTCCAGACAGTCCCAGTTGCTAGATTCTGGTGAACGGTCCGACGGTACTGCGCATGGCTATTCCCCGACGCTGACGCGCGAAGCGCTTCTCCTCGTGATTCTGTACGTACCGACTGATTTTAGTTGGACAAAGCTGATACGTTGAGCAATGGGAACTCGGCCAATCGTTGGAATCGGTCCCCTCTCTCCTCCGATCACGGGACCTGGTCTCAAAAACAAGTATATAAAACAGGGACTCGAGAATGCGGGTATCCCCGTAACGTGGGTCAACACGCTGAACCGATCCCCGGCGACGGTTGTGGACCTCGTCCGTCAGTACAGAACTGCTGACCGATTCCTGGTGAGCGCGTCGACGAAGGTCCGATTCGGGACTGCGCCACTGCTGGCTCGGCGACTGTCATCGCCCGATGTTGACGGGATCTTGCTGCCGGCAGGCGGTGCGTTCGCGACGGAACTCCAAGACCT
This Salinigranum marinum DNA region includes the following protein-coding sequences:
- a CDS encoding Ig-like domain-containing protein yields the protein MFYDRDGGAGHGSVRISDIELHGNAYQLGNLVDAGRSSRAIDLQSDDITGGTWTFTNVLWSEWYSSATRLREEECTFDRCTFRECGIQSRKDGASGHAIETHCPSGKTIIAKDCEFLNIASFAFNWRYNDGTAKLANCYAEGTGTGLVKLSAGGELDITNVYHKAKTEFLEENVGGDGLTDSNGDPFHGRHLINRITERGDVEPTVTLNNVEGHDYDFTAIKFRDTPVSVKGDLIAIHNACRLRDAAAVQDETTAMKSVDIDRLSVHGTDGDVFATPDSDGSIGTLRRDDNSGDLGDTGGISVQTQEVGADPYEPVVPSRSEVGSDSPEATEPSSGREPAVFTTDFADTSLDSFTPKWASSADDWILSSAESNFGGRVLELAPSSAGRHALSWDDVGEATDVEVLALVRVPTNSDDLSDWCRSYVRGTDEETAYFAALNDDSGFAVHQYQDGSSTTVETSSIPEPDTWYWTRFRVEEETVGLKHWRYGDSEPDDWHIQTTDSDIAAGGWVGVGGFPSDSQQFDYLGVGVGGASPDVPISDVSGPGNTVPSIFDAWTPQWASSQTDWSATAMSSNDDDAVLELAAESAGRHGLSWNSVGTAKDVDVLGLVRVPRNDDSSSSWCRLYGRGTGTSGNETAYFTTFRDPFTFEVAKYDSGGSELLAAENIDSPLDEWLFVRFNVEGDRIRARYWPYSDDEPTEWNLEVKDTSIPDAGWVGVGGWSTDTQQWDYFSVATDGRSAPFADRDTAPSLSWETPSADTKVSETVALRLDASDREDAAGSLAVDYRVDGGDWTATEYSSSSGYYQATWDSTTVADGAHSLEARVTDSAGNTANSTVSVITANDPTIEQFAVTDRGNPSWNRYDVDWTVADAGGDLDQVVTLLLAGGAAVSAETTEVSDGRASGTHSHRVRGGVDEIRLLVNDTSNRIETETKTL
- a CDS encoding twin-arginine translocation signal domain-containing protein; the encoded protein is MPDENSERAKKQSVNRREFVKLSSVAVATLGTGMAGVAAGSDSGGSIHTTDFSEWVQ
- a CDS encoding glycosyltransferase, which codes for MIRPDEVAASPSTGELRVLVYTPGIRGYFVQDSAEYVGGREQQYSLLVPRLQQRPGLDVHAIVYDVPETKTDVTYHEIRHPSARPVSHLSFLRDVQRIWQAVDPDIVLQSGAQASTYVLGGFCAFYGTPFVFHWASDADQHGRKVPPSYLGPRLYRLSRAAATLNIVQTTKQREVVNGRSELIPNILDERREWKQASGNDVLWLGSIRDKKHPERFVQLASELPSREFKMAGGFRGSDQFETRLSRLIAETPNLTHVGSVPREEVPEYLATGRCLVNTSDVEGFSNTFLEAAAAGLPIVSFSHDPNDLIEQHDAGIVVEKTSLSLAEAVERVFDETAWERYRKGCGEIAQRHEADAIVDSFHTVLLETANRGRGGPNTE